From the genome of Hyphomonas adhaerens MHS-3, one region includes:
- a CDS encoding SRPBCC family protein produces MEFKPKFEVSSRIGRPVSEVFEAFVNPDILSRYFTTGGAKGRIEKGATVMWAFHEFPGAFPVKVVEVEQDKRIVFKWGEGGDDSSDVETTVTIRFEPTGDGRTIVSIAEEGWPATEQGFGKSYGNCMGWSQMLSAMKAWVEHGINLRDGMYK; encoded by the coding sequence ATGGAATTCAAACCCAAATTCGAAGTGAGCAGCCGCATCGGCCGACCGGTGTCCGAAGTCTTCGAGGCCTTCGTGAACCCGGACATCCTGTCCCGATACTTCACAACCGGGGGTGCGAAAGGCCGTATCGAGAAAGGTGCTACCGTGATGTGGGCCTTTCATGAATTCCCCGGCGCCTTCCCGGTGAAGGTTGTCGAAGTGGAGCAGGACAAGCGCATCGTCTTCAAATGGGGCGAAGGCGGCGACGACAGCTCTGACGTCGAAACGACAGTCACGATCCGCTTCGAGCCGACCGGCGACGGCCGCACCATTGTCTCCATTGCTGAGGAAGGCTGGCCTGCGACCGAACAGGGATTCGGCAAATCCTATGGCAATTGCATGGGCTGGTCGCAGATGCTGAGCGCGATGAAGGCGTGGGTCGAACATGGCATCAACCTGCGCGACGGCATGTACAAGTAG
- a CDS encoding SIR2 family NAD-dependent protein deacylase, with translation MTDAPEELASLISQCRRAVVFTGAGISTESGIPDFRSPGGVWSKMKPIYFQDFVSSREQRTEAWNRVFNNPAGWTGAKPNDGHHAVADLVQMGKVSSVITQNVDNLHQASGVADDRVIEVHGNASYARCLQCSKRYELEDLKPRWEAGEDITCVFCTGLVKTAVISFGQAMPEDEMNRAMEEAALSDLFIVLGSSLVVYPAAELPVIAKRTGATVVIVNRDETDHDSYADLVLHTEIGPLMKQTVARVY, from the coding sequence ATGACTGACGCACCCGAAGAACTTGCCAGCCTGATTTCTCAATGCCGCCGCGCCGTGGTTTTCACCGGCGCGGGCATCTCGACCGAAAGCGGCATTCCCGATTTCCGCAGCCCCGGCGGCGTGTGGAGCAAGATGAAACCGATCTATTTCCAGGATTTCGTCAGCTCCCGCGAGCAGCGGACCGAGGCCTGGAACCGGGTGTTCAACAATCCCGCCGGCTGGACCGGCGCCAAGCCCAATGATGGCCACCACGCCGTGGCCGACCTCGTCCAGATGGGCAAGGTTTCCAGTGTCATCACCCAGAATGTCGACAATCTCCACCAGGCCTCCGGCGTGGCCGACGACCGGGTGATCGAGGTGCACGGCAATGCCAGTTATGCCCGCTGCCTGCAGTGCAGCAAACGCTACGAACTGGAAGACCTGAAGCCCCGCTGGGAAGCTGGCGAGGACATCACCTGCGTCTTCTGCACCGGACTTGTGAAGACGGCGGTCATCTCCTTTGGCCAGGCCATGCCGGAAGACGAAATGAACCGCGCCATGGAAGAGGCCGCCCTCAGCGACCTATTCATCGTGCTGGGGTCATCGCTGGTCGTCTACCCGGCCGCCGAACTGCCGGTGATCGCCAAGCGCACGGGCGCCACGGTGGTGATCGTCAATCGCGACGAAACCGACCACGACTCCTATGCCGACCTTGTTCTGCACACGGAGATCGGACCACTTATGAAGCAGACCGTCGCGCGGGTTTACTGA
- the parC gene encoding DNA topoisomerase IV subunit A, producing MSDLKDGEPEDRIINEPMSEALSKRYLAYALSTITARALPDVRDGLKPVQRRILYGMRVLRLDPEGGYRKCAKIVGDVMGNFHPHGDSSIYDTLVRLAQDFTVRYPLVDGQGNFGNIDGDSAAAYRYTEARMTVAAELLLDGLSEDAVDFRANYAENDEEPVVLPAGFPNLLANGASGIAVGMATSIPPHNAAEVIDAARLLIEKPKATTAELMDFVKGPDFPTGGIIVEPYESMLDAYETGRGSFRMRARWETEDTGRGTYQIVVTEIPYQVQKSRLLEKLGELIEAKKVPLLDDVRDESAEDVRLVLVPRSKTIEPDVLMESLFKVCDLETRFSLNMNVLHNGAPQVMGLKDVLQAYLEHRREVVVRRAQHRLDKIEKRLHLLDGYLKAFLNIDEVIRIIRTEDEPKPVLMETFSLTDVQAEAILNLRLRALRKLEEMEIRGEHKKLTEEREQLVLLLGSTRRQWTKVSKELKAARDAFDPDSELGRRRATFSDVKEVDLAAALEASKPKEPITVVLSQQGWIRGMKGHGLDTSSVKFKDGDELYLVEEVMSTDKLILMSSDGRSFTMAADKLPGGRGHGEPIRLTIDLEDSVDIIAMFRFEPDRKRVMASSTGYGFVVDEKELESNRKAGKSAVNTGKGHLVCCPVVEGDMLAVVGTNKKMLIFPLSDLPEMARGKGNKVQAYSGKAELKDLITFDKRDGLIVMTGGRHRAFPEWKDWKGQRAQAGKVVPKGFPRSGTFTG from the coding sequence ATGTCCGACCTCAAGGATGGCGAGCCGGAAGACCGGATCATCAATGAACCCATGAGCGAGGCGCTTTCCAAGCGCTATCTCGCCTATGCGCTCTCGACGATCACGGCGCGGGCCCTGCCGGATGTCCGCGACGGCCTGAAGCCCGTTCAGCGGCGTATCCTGTACGGCATGCGCGTGCTGCGGCTGGACCCGGAAGGCGGCTATCGCAAGTGTGCGAAGATCGTCGGCGATGTGATGGGTAACTTCCACCCGCACGGTGACAGCTCGATCTATGACACACTGGTGCGCCTGGCGCAGGACTTCACGGTCCGCTACCCGCTGGTCGACGGTCAGGGGAACTTCGGCAACATCGACGGCGACAGCGCCGCCGCCTATCGTTACACCGAAGCGCGGATGACCGTTGCAGCAGAATTGCTGCTGGACGGGCTCAGCGAAGACGCGGTCGACTTCCGGGCGAACTATGCCGAGAACGATGAAGAGCCGGTCGTCCTTCCGGCTGGCTTCCCGAACCTGTTGGCCAATGGCGCAAGCGGTATTGCCGTCGGCATGGCGACCTCGATCCCGCCGCACAATGCGGCCGAAGTGATCGATGCGGCGCGGCTGCTGATCGAGAAGCCGAAGGCCACCACAGCCGAACTCATGGACTTCGTGAAAGGGCCGGACTTCCCGACCGGCGGCATCATTGTCGAACCCTATGAGTCGATGCTCGACGCCTATGAGACAGGCCGCGGCAGCTTCCGGATGCGGGCGCGTTGGGAAACCGAAGACACCGGCCGGGGCACTTACCAGATCGTCGTCACCGAAATTCCCTATCAGGTGCAGAAATCGCGTTTGCTGGAGAAGCTGGGCGAACTGATCGAAGCCAAGAAAGTTCCGCTGCTGGACGATGTGCGTGACGAGTCCGCTGAGGATGTCCGCCTGGTCCTCGTGCCGCGGTCCAAGACGATCGAGCCGGACGTGCTGATGGAAAGCCTGTTCAAGGTCTGCGATCTTGAAACGCGCTTCAGCCTCAACATGAACGTGCTGCACAACGGCGCGCCGCAGGTCATGGGCCTGAAGGATGTGCTGCAGGCCTATCTGGAGCACCGCCGCGAGGTCGTCGTTCGCCGGGCGCAGCATCGCCTCGACAAGATCGAGAAGCGCCTCCACCTGCTCGACGGCTACCTCAAGGCCTTCCTCAATATCGACGAGGTGATCCGCATCATCCGGACCGAGGACGAGCCGAAACCTGTCCTGATGGAGACGTTCAGTCTGACGGATGTGCAGGCTGAAGCGATCCTTAATCTCCGCCTGCGCGCCCTGCGCAAGCTGGAAGAAATGGAGATCCGCGGTGAGCACAAGAAGCTGACCGAGGAACGCGAACAGCTGGTCCTGCTGCTCGGATCGACACGCCGCCAGTGGACGAAAGTGTCGAAAGAGCTGAAAGCGGCACGTGATGCCTTTGATCCGGACTCGGAGCTCGGCCGCCGCCGTGCCACCTTCTCCGACGTCAAGGAAGTGGACCTCGCCGCCGCCCTCGAAGCCTCCAAACCCAAAGAGCCGATCACGGTTGTCCTGTCGCAACAGGGCTGGATCCGCGGCATGAAGGGCCACGGCCTCGATACCAGTTCCGTGAAGTTCAAGGATGGGGACGAGCTCTACCTTGTCGAGGAAGTGATGAGCACGGACAAGCTCATTCTGATGTCCTCAGACGGACGGTCCTTTACCATGGCGGCCGACAAGCTGCCCGGCGGACGGGGGCATGGTGAACCGATCCGCCTGACGATTGACCTGGAAGACAGTGTCGACATCATCGCCATGTTCCGGTTCGAACCTGATCGCAAACGCGTCATGGCGTCCTCCACGGGCTATGGTTTCGTGGTCGACGAGAAGGAGCTGGAGTCGAACCGCAAGGCCGGCAAGTCTGCCGTGAACACCGGCAAGGGCCATCTCGTCTGCTGCCCGGTCGTCGAAGGCGACATGCTTGCCGTCGTCGGCACCAACAAGAAGATGCTGATCTTCCCGCTGTCCGACCTGCCGGAAATGGCACGCGGCAAAGGCAACAAGGTGCAGGCCTATAGCGGCAAGGCAGAGTTGAAAGACCTGATCACCTTCGACAAGCGCGACGGCCTCATCGTCATGACCGGCGGGCGCCACCGCGCCTTCCCGGAATGGAAAGACTGGAAAGGCCAGCGGGCCCAGGCCGGCAAGGTCGTTCCGAAAGGCTTCCCGAGAAGCGGGACATTTACAGGCTGA
- a CDS encoding extensin family protein, producing the protein MPHLRAWFVLLTVPALCVALFLLSAPPRHNPFAPVDLSDRIGLGTGHQLARAAKHPQVCFPALDRAGVLYTRLDDAPKGEKCGLYNALTLDRTLTPYSATLRMTCGEAAALYVWERHVARPAAVDILGSPLARIETYGSFSCRNIAGSGRLSEHAHGNAVDISGFRLEDGRLIDVKTFWGKGGKEAKFLKKVHSGACDLFSVTLGPDYNAAHRDHFHMDMGPGSTCR; encoded by the coding sequence ATGCCTCACTTACGCGCCTGGTTTGTCCTCTTGACCGTCCCCGCGCTGTGCGTGGCGCTGTTCCTGTTGTCGGCGCCGCCCCGGCATAATCCCTTCGCGCCGGTCGACCTGAGCGACCGAATTGGCCTCGGCACGGGCCATCAGCTGGCCCGTGCGGCCAAGCATCCGCAGGTCTGCTTCCCGGCGCTGGACAGGGCTGGCGTGCTCTATACGCGCCTCGACGATGCGCCGAAGGGGGAAAAGTGCGGCCTTTACAATGCCCTGACCCTTGACCGGACCCTCACGCCCTATTCCGCCACGTTGCGCATGACCTGTGGAGAGGCGGCGGCGCTTTATGTGTGGGAGCGCCATGTCGCCCGCCCGGCGGCAGTGGATATCCTCGGCTCGCCCCTCGCGCGGATCGAGACCTATGGCAGCTTTTCCTGCCGGAATATCGCCGGATCCGGCCGCCTGTCAGAACATGCGCATGGCAATGCGGTCGATATTTCGGGTTTCCGGCTGGAAGACGGCCGTCTGATCGACGTGAAGACTTTCTGGGGAAAAGGCGGGAAGGAAGCCAAATTCCTGAAAAAGGTGCATTCCGGCGCGTGCGACCTGTTCTCGGTGACGCTGGGCCCGGACTACAATGCGGCGCACCGGGACCATTTCCACATGGATATGGGTCCCGGCAGCACCTGTCGTTAA
- a CDS encoding glutathione S-transferase family protein translates to MKLINSVGPNPHVVRMFMAERGIDIPLEDLDIQKGLNRQAPYLKTNPAGQTPCLVLDDGSVVTEITAICEYLDEKFPGDRLIGDTPEERAQNRRWTRWVDLNIVEPMGNGFRSSEGLPMFKDRMRCIPEAADGLKACAQDKIKFLDARLADQPYVAGDEFGLADILLFCFQAFGNAVGQPVNPEFKNYAAWFAKVGERPSAKA, encoded by the coding sequence ATGAAACTCATCAACTCGGTCGGCCCCAACCCGCATGTCGTTCGCATGTTCATGGCGGAACGCGGCATCGACATTCCGCTGGAAGACCTCGATATCCAGAAGGGCCTGAACCGTCAGGCGCCCTATCTGAAAACCAATCCCGCCGGCCAGACGCCTTGCCTTGTTCTCGATGACGGTTCTGTCGTCACAGAGATCACAGCCATCTGCGAATACCTGGATGAAAAATTTCCGGGCGACAGGCTCATTGGCGATACGCCGGAAGAGCGGGCCCAGAATCGCCGCTGGACCCGTTGGGTCGACCTCAACATTGTCGAGCCAATGGGCAACGGGTTCCGCTCGTCCGAAGGCCTGCCGATGTTCAAGGACCGCATGCGCTGCATTCCGGAAGCAGCGGACGGCCTGAAAGCGTGCGCGCAGGACAAGATCAAATTCCTCGACGCCCGCCTGGCAGACCAGCCCTACGTTGCGGGCGATGAATTCGGCTTGGCAGACATCCTGCTCTTCTGTTTCCAGGCTTTCGGCAATGCCGTCGGACAGCCGGTAAATCCGGAATTCAAGAACTATGCGGCCTGGTTCGCCAAAGTCGGTGAACGCCCGAGCGCCAAGGCCTGA
- the recO gene encoding DNA repair protein RecO, which yields MNWSDDGIILGGRRFGEGGLILDVLTRTRGRRSGLVYGGNSRRRRAQYEAGNSVSLSWTGRLEDQLGRFEVAEATKERVSRVLDDARALAAVSAITAILRMSLDEGDVAGSAMFEATELLLDQIEAREIWPALYVRWELGLLSALGFGLDLDECAISGANDGLTHVSPRTGRAVRGSEAEDYVSRLLRLPSFLVASSAPVGGEDVADGLKLTGYFLESRVFHAMNRAMPPERERLIKRLVG from the coding sequence ATGAACTGGTCCGATGACGGAATTATCCTTGGAGGGCGCCGCTTTGGTGAAGGCGGCCTTATTCTGGATGTTCTGACGCGGACCCGGGGGCGCCGGTCCGGCCTCGTCTATGGCGGCAATTCCCGTCGGCGCCGCGCGCAATACGAAGCGGGCAATTCCGTATCCCTCTCCTGGACAGGCCGGCTGGAAGATCAGCTGGGCCGGTTCGAGGTCGCCGAAGCCACCAAGGAACGGGTATCGCGCGTGCTGGACGATGCGAGGGCGCTGGCGGCGGTTTCGGCCATTACCGCCATCCTCAGAATGTCGCTGGATGAAGGTGACGTTGCGGGCTCGGCCATGTTCGAGGCGACGGAGCTGCTGCTCGACCAGATCGAGGCCCGCGAGATCTGGCCGGCGCTTTATGTGCGCTGGGAACTTGGCCTGCTGTCTGCGCTGGGCTTTGGACTTGATCTGGACGAGTGCGCGATCAGCGGCGCGAATGACGGCCTGACGCACGTCTCACCGCGAACCGGCCGGGCCGTACGGGGATCGGAGGCGGAAGACTATGTCTCGCGACTGCTCCGGTTGCCGTCCTTCCTCGTCGCGTCTTCAGCCCCCGTCGGCGGCGAGGATGTCGCCGACGGGCTGAAGCTGACAGGATACTTCCTGGAGTCGCGGGTGTTCCACGCGATGAACAGGGCCATGCCGCCGGAACGGGAGCGGCTGATAAAGCGATTGGTGGGCTGA
- the era gene encoding GTPase Era, translated as MSDTDITHAGFCAIIGAPNAGKSTLTNLLVGAKVAIVTHKVQTTRFPVRGVAQTDHTQIVLVDTPGIFAAKRRLDRAMVKAAWSGADDADAIVHLVDAASWVADKSGKETAAQKHSIEDDRRVVEQLKASGRKAILALNKIDLFPHDQVLPIIAELNETGAYEEVHMISAENGDGVEKLEGAIAARMPEGPALYPPDQVADLPMRLLAAEVTREKLMLRLHQELPYQLMVETESWEERKDGSVRVQQVIVVGRENHKSMVLGKGGQTIKDIGRMAREELSEMLGRKVHLFLFVKVDERWQERRESYQGLGLEFDV; from the coding sequence ATGAGCGACACAGACATAACCCATGCCGGCTTCTGCGCCATTATCGGCGCACCGAATGCCGGCAAATCGACGCTGACCAATCTGTTGGTCGGTGCCAAAGTGGCCATCGTTACGCACAAGGTGCAAACGACGCGCTTTCCCGTACGCGGCGTTGCGCAGACCGATCACACGCAAATCGTGCTGGTCGACACCCCCGGTATCTTCGCGGCGAAGCGCCGGCTGGACCGGGCCATGGTGAAAGCCGCCTGGAGCGGCGCAGACGACGCCGATGCGATCGTGCACCTTGTCGATGCGGCGTCCTGGGTGGCGGACAAGTCGGGCAAGGAAACGGCGGCGCAGAAGCACTCGATCGAGGATGACCGCCGGGTTGTCGAACAGCTGAAAGCGAGCGGCCGGAAAGCCATTCTCGCGCTCAACAAGATCGACCTGTTCCCGCACGATCAGGTTCTGCCGATCATTGCGGAACTGAACGAGACGGGCGCCTATGAAGAGGTCCACATGATCTCGGCCGAGAATGGCGACGGGGTCGAAAAGCTGGAAGGGGCAATTGCCGCCCGTATGCCGGAAGGCCCGGCGCTTTACCCGCCAGACCAGGTGGCGGACCTGCCCATGCGTCTGCTGGCGGCGGAGGTGACGCGCGAGAAACTGATGCTGCGCCTGCACCAGGAACTGCCCTATCAGCTGATGGTCGAGACCGAGAGCTGGGAAGAACGCAAGGACGGATCTGTCCGGGTTCAGCAGGTCATCGTTGTCGGCCGCGAGAACCATAAATCCATGGTGCTGGGCAAGGGTGGCCAGACGATCAAGGATATCGGCCGCATGGCGCGTGAGGAACTCTCCGAAATGCTGGGCCGAAAGGTGCACCTGTTCCTTTTTGTGAAGGTCGACGAACGCTGGCAGGAACGCCGGGAAAGCTATCAGGGGCTTGGCCTGGAGTTTGATGTCTGA